A region from the Salvia splendens isolate huo1 chromosome 15, SspV2, whole genome shotgun sequence genome encodes:
- the LOC121767845 gene encoding germin-like protein subfamily 1 member 11 translates to MNSSGVQVLLFFAILTIASLSVEAYDPAPLQDFCIAVNDTEAAVFVNGKICKDPKSVTADDFYYAGGLNESRQVTNPLGSKITLVYDEILSGLNTQGVAIARLDFDLEGLNPPHLHPRGAEIFLVLEGTLYAGLINSNPADPNGKNPFFAKILNAGDIFVFPRGMIHFQYNIGKTKAVAIAAFNSQNPGVMTIAKSIFGSEPSVPPHILAKAFQLDDDDKLVEHLQSLTWTGNVN, encoded by the exons ATGAATTCATCGGGAGTTCAGGTTTTGTTATTTTTTGCCATTCTTACTATTGCTTCATTGTCTGTGGAAGCATACGACCCTGCCCCATTGCAAGATTTCTGCATTGCAGTAAATGATACAGAAGCTGCAG TATTTGTGAATGGAAAGATATGCAAGGACCCGAAAAGCGTGACAGCAGACGACTTCTACTACGCGGGAGGGCTGAACGAGTCGCGACAAGTGACAAATCCACTCGGGTCGAAAATTACGTTGGTTTACGATGAGATTCTATCAGGTCTCAACACACAGGGAGTGGCCATTGCCCGTCTTGACTTTGATCTCGAAGGCCTCAATCCGCCCCACCTACATCCACGTGGAGCTGAAATATTCCTTGTGTTAGAAGGCACTCTTTACGCGGGACTCATCAACTCAAACCCGGCTGATCCCAACGGAAAGAACCCATTCTTCGCCAAGATCTTGAATGCGGGAGACATCTTCGTGTTCCCTCGGGGTATGATTCATTTCCAGTATAACATTGGGAAAACCAAAGCagttgcgattgctgctttcaATAGCCAAAATCCAGGAGTCATGACTATTGCTAAATCCATCTTCGGATCTGAGCCGTCCGTTCCTCCTCATATTCTTGCTAAAGCATTCCaacttgatgatgatgataaacTTGTTGAGCATCTACAATCGCTCACTTGGACTGGAAACGTCAATTAG